A single Drosophila ananassae strain 14024-0371.13 chromosome 3L, ASM1763931v2, whole genome shotgun sequence DNA region contains:
- the LOC6495033 gene encoding uncharacterized protein LOC6495033 isoform X6: MSESEPNSLEFIEDSYLPGIDDLTSTPSLDLEAIDPALDWYGDGIQESEAELYLRNLTLDQIFYDVDSDYANSLELQAVEAEFIGAKLANQTPSSSLAKRFRLKFFTKRTMRDVKVTFIDFSKPYLAKISNSDNYKRFLNIGHSGRDNTANLSEPASPAASVASAEIAAEFAALTVEEKEQRRAEWSQELARVEEEINTLRTVLASKTRHASDLKRKLGITVWKEVTDDVNQGLRNIKESTVYQRTESVLKSTGEKTASVFGSITSGITSKLSQMKNSESMRSIEASVGSAYENVKALSYVIRWRNGSR, translated from the exons ATGAGCGAATCGGAACCCAATAGCCTGGAGTTCATTGAGGACTCATACCTACCGGGCATCGATGATCTCACAAGCACGCCGTCGCTAGATCTGGAAGCCATCGATCCTGCCCTCGACTGGTATGGCGATGGTATACAGGAGAGCGAGGCGGAGCTGTATCTTCGTAATCTGACACTCGATCAGATCTTTTACGATGTGGACTCGGACTATGCGAATAGCCTGGAGTTGCAGGCGGTGGAAGCGGAGTTCATAGGCGCCAAACTGGCTAATCAGACACCCTCCTCCTCCCTGGCGAAGCGCTTCCGCTTGAAGTTCTTCACCAAGCGTACCATGCGCGACGTTAAGGTCACGTTCATAGACTTCTCCAAGCCGTATCTGGCCAAGATATCGAATAGCGACAATTACAAGAGATTTCTCAACATTGGGCATAGCGGTAGAG ATAATACAGCCAACCTTTCGGAGCCAGCATCTCCAGCAGCTTCTGTGGCATCAGCAGAAATTGCAGCCGAGTTTGCTGCCCTCACGGTGGAGGAGAAGGAGCAGCGTCGCGCCGAATGGAGTCAG GAATTGGCCCGCGTCGAGGAGGAGATCAATACGCTGCGCACTGTCCTCGCATCCAAGACGCGCCATGCCTCCGACCTTAAGCGCAAGCTGGGCATCACCGTCTGGAAAGAGGTGACGGACGATGTTAACCAGGGCCTGAGGAACATCAAAGAGAGCACTGT ATACCAACGAACCGAGTCGGTACTGAAGTCCACGGGCGAGAAGACCGCCTCGGTCTTTGGCAGCATCACCAGCGGCATTACCTCAAAATTGTCGCAAATGAAAAATTCCGAGTCGATGCGTTCTATTGAGGCTTCTGTGGGCTCGGCCTACGAGAACGTTAAA GCTTTGAGTTACGTGATTAGATGGCGAAACGGTTCCCGATAA
- the LOC6495033 gene encoding uncharacterized protein LOC6495033 isoform X5: protein MSESEPNSLEFIEDSYLPGIDDLTSTPSLDLEAIDPALDWYGDGIQESEAELYLRNLTLDQIFYDVDSDYANSLELQAVEAEFIGAKLANQTPSSSLAKRFRLKFFTKRTMRDVKVTFIDFSKPYLAKISNSDNYKRFLNIGHSGRDNTANLSEPASPAASVASAEIAAEFAALTVEEKEQRRAEWSQELARVEEEINTLRTVLASKTRHASDLKRKLGITVWKEVTDDVNQGLRNIKESTVFQSVEQSVGNFSKAVHEAPLYQRTESVLKSTGEKTASVFGSITSGITSKLSQMKNSESMRSIEASVGSAYENVKALSYVIRWRNGSR from the exons ATGAGCGAATCGGAACCCAATAGCCTGGAGTTCATTGAGGACTCATACCTACCGGGCATCGATGATCTCACAAGCACGCCGTCGCTAGATCTGGAAGCCATCGATCCTGCCCTCGACTGGTATGGCGATGGTATACAGGAGAGCGAGGCGGAGCTGTATCTTCGTAATCTGACACTCGATCAGATCTTTTACGATGTGGACTCGGACTATGCGAATAGCCTGGAGTTGCAGGCGGTGGAAGCGGAGTTCATAGGCGCCAAACTGGCTAATCAGACACCCTCCTCCTCCCTGGCGAAGCGCTTCCGCTTGAAGTTCTTCACCAAGCGTACCATGCGCGACGTTAAGGTCACGTTCATAGACTTCTCCAAGCCGTATCTGGCCAAGATATCGAATAGCGACAATTACAAGAGATTTCTCAACATTGGGCATAGCGGTAGAG ATAATACAGCCAACCTTTCGGAGCCAGCATCTCCAGCAGCTTCTGTGGCATCAGCAGAAATTGCAGCCGAGTTTGCTGCCCTCACGGTGGAGGAGAAGGAGCAGCGTCGCGCCGAATGGAGTCAG GAATTGGCCCGCGTCGAGGAGGAGATCAATACGCTGCGCACTGTCCTCGCATCCAAGACGCGCCATGCCTCCGACCTTAAGCGCAAGCTGGGCATCACCGTCTGGAAAGAGGTGACGGACGATGTTAACCAGGGCCTGAGGAACATCAAAGAGAGCACTGT TTTCCAATCGGTGGAGCAGAGCGTGGGCAATTTTTCAAAGGCCGTGCACGAAGCACCCCT ATACCAACGAACCGAGTCGGTACTGAAGTCCACGGGCGAGAAGACCGCCTCGGTCTTTGGCAGCATCACCAGCGGCATTACCTCAAAATTGTCGCAAATGAAAAATTCCGAGTCGATGCGTTCTATTGAGGCTTCTGTGGGCTCGGCCTACGAGAACGTTAAA GCTTTGAGTTACGTGATTAGATGGCGAAACGGTTCCCGATAA
- the LOC6495033 gene encoding tumor protein D54 isoform X16: MEDHNTANLSEPASPAASVASAEIAAEFAALTVEEKEQRRAEWSQELARVEEEINTLRTVLASKTRHASDLKRKLGITVWKEVTDDVNQGLRNIKESTVFQSVEQSVGNFSKAVHEAPLYQRTESVLKSTGEKTASVFGSITSGITSKLSQMKNSESMRSIEASVGSAYENVKALSYVIRWRNGSR, from the exons ATGGAGGATC ATAATACAGCCAACCTTTCGGAGCCAGCATCTCCAGCAGCTTCTGTGGCATCAGCAGAAATTGCAGCCGAGTTTGCTGCCCTCACGGTGGAGGAGAAGGAGCAGCGTCGCGCCGAATGGAGTCAG GAATTGGCCCGCGTCGAGGAGGAGATCAATACGCTGCGCACTGTCCTCGCATCCAAGACGCGCCATGCCTCCGACCTTAAGCGCAAGCTGGGCATCACCGTCTGGAAAGAGGTGACGGACGATGTTAACCAGGGCCTGAGGAACATCAAAGAGAGCACTGT TTTCCAATCGGTGGAGCAGAGCGTGGGCAATTTTTCAAAGGCCGTGCACGAAGCACCCCT ATACCAACGAACCGAGTCGGTACTGAAGTCCACGGGCGAGAAGACCGCCTCGGTCTTTGGCAGCATCACCAGCGGCATTACCTCAAAATTGTCGCAAATGAAAAATTCCGAGTCGATGCGTTCTATTGAGGCTTCTGTGGGCTCGGCCTACGAGAACGTTAAA GCTTTGAGTTACGTGATTAGATGGCGAAACGGTTCCCGATAA
- the LOC6495033 gene encoding tumor protein D52 isoform X17, with protein MEDHNTANLSEPASPAASVASAEIAAEFAALTVEEKEQRRAEWSQELARVEEEINTLRTVLASKTRHASDLKRKLGITVWKEVTDDVNQGLRNIKESTVYQRTESVLKSTGEKTASVFGSITSGITSKLSQMKNSESMRSIEASVGSAYENVKALSYVIRWRNGSR; from the exons ATGGAGGATC ATAATACAGCCAACCTTTCGGAGCCAGCATCTCCAGCAGCTTCTGTGGCATCAGCAGAAATTGCAGCCGAGTTTGCTGCCCTCACGGTGGAGGAGAAGGAGCAGCGTCGCGCCGAATGGAGTCAG GAATTGGCCCGCGTCGAGGAGGAGATCAATACGCTGCGCACTGTCCTCGCATCCAAGACGCGCCATGCCTCCGACCTTAAGCGCAAGCTGGGCATCACCGTCTGGAAAGAGGTGACGGACGATGTTAACCAGGGCCTGAGGAACATCAAAGAGAGCACTGT ATACCAACGAACCGAGTCGGTACTGAAGTCCACGGGCGAGAAGACCGCCTCGGTCTTTGGCAGCATCACCAGCGGCATTACCTCAAAATTGTCGCAAATGAAAAATTCCGAGTCGATGCGTTCTATTGAGGCTTCTGTGGGCTCGGCCTACGAGAACGTTAAA GCTTTGAGTTACGTGATTAGATGGCGAAACGGTTCCCGATAA
- the LOC6495033 gene encoding tumor protein D54 isoform X8 yields MEDLSYDKAFEEVAFKGDNTANLSEPASPAASVASAEIAAEFAALTVEEKEQRRAEWSQELARVEEEINTLRTVLASKTRHASDLKRKLGITVWKEVTDDVNQGLRNIKESTVFQSVEQSVGNFSKAVHEAPLYQRTESVLKSTGEKTASVFGSITSGITSKLSQMKNSESMRSIEASVGSAYENVKVSYEHNNFMCQSHATKVTSRSGSVSSFPDALDENNTSSGLNSPTDSLTK; encoded by the exons ATGGAGGATC TTT CCTATGACAAAGCCTTTGAGGAGGTTGCTTTCAAAGGAG ATAATACAGCCAACCTTTCGGAGCCAGCATCTCCAGCAGCTTCTGTGGCATCAGCAGAAATTGCAGCCGAGTTTGCTGCCCTCACGGTGGAGGAGAAGGAGCAGCGTCGCGCCGAATGGAGTCAG GAATTGGCCCGCGTCGAGGAGGAGATCAATACGCTGCGCACTGTCCTCGCATCCAAGACGCGCCATGCCTCCGACCTTAAGCGCAAGCTGGGCATCACCGTCTGGAAAGAGGTGACGGACGATGTTAACCAGGGCCTGAGGAACATCAAAGAGAGCACTGT TTTCCAATCGGTGGAGCAGAGCGTGGGCAATTTTTCAAAGGCCGTGCACGAAGCACCCCT ATACCAACGAACCGAGTCGGTACTGAAGTCCACGGGCGAGAAGACCGCCTCGGTCTTTGGCAGCATCACCAGCGGCATTACCTCAAAATTGTCGCAAATGAAAAATTCCGAGTCGATGCGTTCTATTGAGGCTTCTGTGGGCTCGGCCTACGAGAACGTTAAAGTAAGCTATGAACACAACAATTTTATGTGCCAATCTCATGCG ACCAAGGTGACATCCCGATCGGGTTCGGTATCCAGTTTCCCAGACGCCTTGGACGAGAACAACACATCCTCGGGCCTCAACTCACCCACAGACTCACTCACCAAGTAG
- the LOC6495033 gene encoding tumor protein D52 isoform X2 codes for MSESEPNSLEFIEDSYLPGIDDLTSTPSLDLEAIDPALDWYGDGIQESEAELYLRNLTLDQIFYDVDSDYANSLELQAVEAEFIGAKLANQTPSSSLAKRFRLKFFTKRTMRDVKVTFIDFSKPYLAKISNSDNYKRFLNIGHSGRDNTANLSEPASPAASVASAEIAAEFAALTVEEKEQRRAEWSQELARVEEEINTLRTVLASKTRHASDLKRKLGITVWKEVTDDVNQGLRNIKESTVFQSVEQSVGNFSKAVHEAPLYQRTESVLKSTGEKTASVFGSITSGITSKLSQMKNSESMRSIEASVGSAYENVKTKVTSRSGSVSSFPDALDENNTSSGLNSPTDSLTK; via the exons ATGAGCGAATCGGAACCCAATAGCCTGGAGTTCATTGAGGACTCATACCTACCGGGCATCGATGATCTCACAAGCACGCCGTCGCTAGATCTGGAAGCCATCGATCCTGCCCTCGACTGGTATGGCGATGGTATACAGGAGAGCGAGGCGGAGCTGTATCTTCGTAATCTGACACTCGATCAGATCTTTTACGATGTGGACTCGGACTATGCGAATAGCCTGGAGTTGCAGGCGGTGGAAGCGGAGTTCATAGGCGCCAAACTGGCTAATCAGACACCCTCCTCCTCCCTGGCGAAGCGCTTCCGCTTGAAGTTCTTCACCAAGCGTACCATGCGCGACGTTAAGGTCACGTTCATAGACTTCTCCAAGCCGTATCTGGCCAAGATATCGAATAGCGACAATTACAAGAGATTTCTCAACATTGGGCATAGCGGTAGAG ATAATACAGCCAACCTTTCGGAGCCAGCATCTCCAGCAGCTTCTGTGGCATCAGCAGAAATTGCAGCCGAGTTTGCTGCCCTCACGGTGGAGGAGAAGGAGCAGCGTCGCGCCGAATGGAGTCAG GAATTGGCCCGCGTCGAGGAGGAGATCAATACGCTGCGCACTGTCCTCGCATCCAAGACGCGCCATGCCTCCGACCTTAAGCGCAAGCTGGGCATCACCGTCTGGAAAGAGGTGACGGACGATGTTAACCAGGGCCTGAGGAACATCAAAGAGAGCACTGT TTTCCAATCGGTGGAGCAGAGCGTGGGCAATTTTTCAAAGGCCGTGCACGAAGCACCCCT ATACCAACGAACCGAGTCGGTACTGAAGTCCACGGGCGAGAAGACCGCCTCGGTCTTTGGCAGCATCACCAGCGGCATTACCTCAAAATTGTCGCAAATGAAAAATTCCGAGTCGATGCGTTCTATTGAGGCTTCTGTGGGCTCGGCCTACGAGAACGTTAAA ACCAAGGTGACATCCCGATCGGGTTCGGTATCCAGTTTCCCAGACGCCTTGGACGAGAACAACACATCCTCGGGCCTCAACTCACCCACAGACTCACTCACCAAGTAG
- the LOC6495033 gene encoding tumor protein D52 isoform X11 yields MSLQIAQKLNSAYDKAFEEVAFKGDNTANLSEPASPAASVASAEIAAEFAALTVEEKEQRRAEWSQELARVEEEINTLRTVLASKTRHASDLKRKLGITVWKEVTDDVNQGLRNIKESTVYQRTESVLKSTGEKTASVFGSITSGITSKLSQMKNSESMRSIEASVGSAYENVKTKVTSRSGSVSSFPDALDENNTSSGLNSPTDSLTK; encoded by the exons ATGTCTTTGCAAATTGCACAAAAACTAAACTCAGCCTATGACAAAGCCTTTGAGGAGGTTGCTTTCAAAGGAG ATAATACAGCCAACCTTTCGGAGCCAGCATCTCCAGCAGCTTCTGTGGCATCAGCAGAAATTGCAGCCGAGTTTGCTGCCCTCACGGTGGAGGAGAAGGAGCAGCGTCGCGCCGAATGGAGTCAG GAATTGGCCCGCGTCGAGGAGGAGATCAATACGCTGCGCACTGTCCTCGCATCCAAGACGCGCCATGCCTCCGACCTTAAGCGCAAGCTGGGCATCACCGTCTGGAAAGAGGTGACGGACGATGTTAACCAGGGCCTGAGGAACATCAAAGAGAGCACTGT ATACCAACGAACCGAGTCGGTACTGAAGTCCACGGGCGAGAAGACCGCCTCGGTCTTTGGCAGCATCACCAGCGGCATTACCTCAAAATTGTCGCAAATGAAAAATTCCGAGTCGATGCGTTCTATTGAGGCTTCTGTGGGCTCGGCCTACGAGAACGTTAAA ACCAAGGTGACATCCCGATCGGGTTCGGTATCCAGTTTCCCAGACGCCTTGGACGAGAACAACACATCCTCGGGCCTCAACTCACCCACAGACTCACTCACCAAGTAG
- the LOC6495033 gene encoding tumor protein D52 isoform X14 produces MEDLYNTANLSEPASPAASVASAEIAAEFAALTVEEKEQRRAEWSQELARVEEEINTLRTVLASKTRHASDLKRKLGITVWKEVTDDVNQGLRNIKESTVYQRTESVLKSTGEKTASVFGSITSGITSKLSQMKNSESMRSIEASVGSAYENVKTKVTSRSGSVSSFPDALDENNTSSGLNSPTDSLTK; encoded by the exons ATGGAGGATC TTT ATAATACAGCCAACCTTTCGGAGCCAGCATCTCCAGCAGCTTCTGTGGCATCAGCAGAAATTGCAGCCGAGTTTGCTGCCCTCACGGTGGAGGAGAAGGAGCAGCGTCGCGCCGAATGGAGTCAG GAATTGGCCCGCGTCGAGGAGGAGATCAATACGCTGCGCACTGTCCTCGCATCCAAGACGCGCCATGCCTCCGACCTTAAGCGCAAGCTGGGCATCACCGTCTGGAAAGAGGTGACGGACGATGTTAACCAGGGCCTGAGGAACATCAAAGAGAGCACTGT ATACCAACGAACCGAGTCGGTACTGAAGTCCACGGGCGAGAAGACCGCCTCGGTCTTTGGCAGCATCACCAGCGGCATTACCTCAAAATTGTCGCAAATGAAAAATTCCGAGTCGATGCGTTCTATTGAGGCTTCTGTGGGCTCGGCCTACGAGAACGTTAAA ACCAAGGTGACATCCCGATCGGGTTCGGTATCCAGTTTCCCAGACGCCTTGGACGAGAACAACACATCCTCGGGCCTCAACTCACCCACAGACTCACTCACCAAGTAG
- the LOC6495033 gene encoding tumor protein D52 isoform X15: protein MEDHNTANLSEPASPAASVASAEIAAEFAALTVEEKEQRRAEWSQELARVEEEINTLRTVLASKTRHASDLKRKLGITVWKEVTDDVNQGLRNIKESTVYQRTESVLKSTGEKTASVFGSITSGITSKLSQMKNSESMRSIEASVGSAYENVKTKVTSRSGSVSSFPDALDENNTSSGLNSPTDSLTK from the exons ATGGAGGATC ATAATACAGCCAACCTTTCGGAGCCAGCATCTCCAGCAGCTTCTGTGGCATCAGCAGAAATTGCAGCCGAGTTTGCTGCCCTCACGGTGGAGGAGAAGGAGCAGCGTCGCGCCGAATGGAGTCAG GAATTGGCCCGCGTCGAGGAGGAGATCAATACGCTGCGCACTGTCCTCGCATCCAAGACGCGCCATGCCTCCGACCTTAAGCGCAAGCTGGGCATCACCGTCTGGAAAGAGGTGACGGACGATGTTAACCAGGGCCTGAGGAACATCAAAGAGAGCACTGT ATACCAACGAACCGAGTCGGTACTGAAGTCCACGGGCGAGAAGACCGCCTCGGTCTTTGGCAGCATCACCAGCGGCATTACCTCAAAATTGTCGCAAATGAAAAATTCCGAGTCGATGCGTTCTATTGAGGCTTCTGTGGGCTCGGCCTACGAGAACGTTAAA ACCAAGGTGACATCCCGATCGGGTTCGGTATCCAGTTTCCCAGACGCCTTGGACGAGAACAACACATCCTCGGGCCTCAACTCACCCACAGACTCACTCACCAAGTAG
- the LOC6495033 gene encoding uncharacterized protein LOC6495033 isoform X1: MSESEPNSLEFIEDSYLPGIDDLTSTPSLDLEAIDPALDWYGDGIQESEAELYLRNLTLDQIFYDVDSDYANSLELQAVEAEFIGAKLANQTPSSSLAKRFRLKFFTKRTMRDVKVTFIDFSKPYLAKISNSDNYKRFLNIGHSGRDNTANLSEPASPAASVASAEIAAEFAALTVEEKEQRRAEWSQELARVEEEINTLRTVLASKTRHASDLKRKLGITVWKEVTDDVNQGLRNIKESTVFQSVEQSVGNFSKAVHEAPLYQRTESVLKSTGEKTASVFGSITSGITSKLSQMKNSESMRSIEASVGSAYENVKVSYEHNNFMCQSHATKVTSRSGSVSSFPDALDENNTSSGLNSPTDSLTK; this comes from the exons ATGAGCGAATCGGAACCCAATAGCCTGGAGTTCATTGAGGACTCATACCTACCGGGCATCGATGATCTCACAAGCACGCCGTCGCTAGATCTGGAAGCCATCGATCCTGCCCTCGACTGGTATGGCGATGGTATACAGGAGAGCGAGGCGGAGCTGTATCTTCGTAATCTGACACTCGATCAGATCTTTTACGATGTGGACTCGGACTATGCGAATAGCCTGGAGTTGCAGGCGGTGGAAGCGGAGTTCATAGGCGCCAAACTGGCTAATCAGACACCCTCCTCCTCCCTGGCGAAGCGCTTCCGCTTGAAGTTCTTCACCAAGCGTACCATGCGCGACGTTAAGGTCACGTTCATAGACTTCTCCAAGCCGTATCTGGCCAAGATATCGAATAGCGACAATTACAAGAGATTTCTCAACATTGGGCATAGCGGTAGAG ATAATACAGCCAACCTTTCGGAGCCAGCATCTCCAGCAGCTTCTGTGGCATCAGCAGAAATTGCAGCCGAGTTTGCTGCCCTCACGGTGGAGGAGAAGGAGCAGCGTCGCGCCGAATGGAGTCAG GAATTGGCCCGCGTCGAGGAGGAGATCAATACGCTGCGCACTGTCCTCGCATCCAAGACGCGCCATGCCTCCGACCTTAAGCGCAAGCTGGGCATCACCGTCTGGAAAGAGGTGACGGACGATGTTAACCAGGGCCTGAGGAACATCAAAGAGAGCACTGT TTTCCAATCGGTGGAGCAGAGCGTGGGCAATTTTTCAAAGGCCGTGCACGAAGCACCCCT ATACCAACGAACCGAGTCGGTACTGAAGTCCACGGGCGAGAAGACCGCCTCGGTCTTTGGCAGCATCACCAGCGGCATTACCTCAAAATTGTCGCAAATGAAAAATTCCGAGTCGATGCGTTCTATTGAGGCTTCTGTGGGCTCGGCCTACGAGAACGTTAAAGTAAGCTATGAACACAACAATTTTATGTGCCAATCTCATGCG ACCAAGGTGACATCCCGATCGGGTTCGGTATCCAGTTTCCCAGACGCCTTGGACGAGAACAACACATCCTCGGGCCTCAACTCACCCACAGACTCACTCACCAAGTAG
- the LOC6495033 gene encoding tumor protein D52 isoform X4 yields MSESEPNSLEFIEDSYLPGIDDLTSTPSLDLEAIDPALDWYGDGIQESEAELYLRNLTLDQIFYDVDSDYANSLELQAVEAEFIGAKLANQTPSSSLAKRFRLKFFTKRTMRDVKVTFIDFSKPYLAKISNSDNYKRFLNIGHSGRDNTANLSEPASPAASVASAEIAAEFAALTVEEKEQRRAEWSQELARVEEEINTLRTVLASKTRHASDLKRKLGITVWKEVTDDVNQGLRNIKESTVYQRTESVLKSTGEKTASVFGSITSGITSKLSQMKNSESMRSIEASVGSAYENVKTKVTSRSGSVSSFPDALDENNTSSGLNSPTDSLTK; encoded by the exons ATGAGCGAATCGGAACCCAATAGCCTGGAGTTCATTGAGGACTCATACCTACCGGGCATCGATGATCTCACAAGCACGCCGTCGCTAGATCTGGAAGCCATCGATCCTGCCCTCGACTGGTATGGCGATGGTATACAGGAGAGCGAGGCGGAGCTGTATCTTCGTAATCTGACACTCGATCAGATCTTTTACGATGTGGACTCGGACTATGCGAATAGCCTGGAGTTGCAGGCGGTGGAAGCGGAGTTCATAGGCGCCAAACTGGCTAATCAGACACCCTCCTCCTCCCTGGCGAAGCGCTTCCGCTTGAAGTTCTTCACCAAGCGTACCATGCGCGACGTTAAGGTCACGTTCATAGACTTCTCCAAGCCGTATCTGGCCAAGATATCGAATAGCGACAATTACAAGAGATTTCTCAACATTGGGCATAGCGGTAGAG ATAATACAGCCAACCTTTCGGAGCCAGCATCTCCAGCAGCTTCTGTGGCATCAGCAGAAATTGCAGCCGAGTTTGCTGCCCTCACGGTGGAGGAGAAGGAGCAGCGTCGCGCCGAATGGAGTCAG GAATTGGCCCGCGTCGAGGAGGAGATCAATACGCTGCGCACTGTCCTCGCATCCAAGACGCGCCATGCCTCCGACCTTAAGCGCAAGCTGGGCATCACCGTCTGGAAAGAGGTGACGGACGATGTTAACCAGGGCCTGAGGAACATCAAAGAGAGCACTGT ATACCAACGAACCGAGTCGGTACTGAAGTCCACGGGCGAGAAGACCGCCTCGGTCTTTGGCAGCATCACCAGCGGCATTACCTCAAAATTGTCGCAAATGAAAAATTCCGAGTCGATGCGTTCTATTGAGGCTTCTGTGGGCTCGGCCTACGAGAACGTTAAA ACCAAGGTGACATCCCGATCGGGTTCGGTATCCAGTTTCCCAGACGCCTTGGACGAGAACAACACATCCTCGGGCCTCAACTCACCCACAGACTCACTCACCAAGTAG
- the LOC6495033 gene encoding tumor protein D54 isoform X9, protein MEDLYNTANLSEPASPAASVASAEIAAEFAALTVEEKEQRRAEWSQELARVEEEINTLRTVLASKTRHASDLKRKLGITVWKEVTDDVNQGLRNIKESTVFQSVEQSVGNFSKAVHEAPLYQRTESVLKSTGEKTASVFGSITSGITSKLSQMKNSESMRSIEASVGSAYENVKVSYEHNNFMCQSHATKVTSRSGSVSSFPDALDENNTSSGLNSPTDSLTK, encoded by the exons ATGGAGGATC TTT ATAATACAGCCAACCTTTCGGAGCCAGCATCTCCAGCAGCTTCTGTGGCATCAGCAGAAATTGCAGCCGAGTTTGCTGCCCTCACGGTGGAGGAGAAGGAGCAGCGTCGCGCCGAATGGAGTCAG GAATTGGCCCGCGTCGAGGAGGAGATCAATACGCTGCGCACTGTCCTCGCATCCAAGACGCGCCATGCCTCCGACCTTAAGCGCAAGCTGGGCATCACCGTCTGGAAAGAGGTGACGGACGATGTTAACCAGGGCCTGAGGAACATCAAAGAGAGCACTGT TTTCCAATCGGTGGAGCAGAGCGTGGGCAATTTTTCAAAGGCCGTGCACGAAGCACCCCT ATACCAACGAACCGAGTCGGTACTGAAGTCCACGGGCGAGAAGACCGCCTCGGTCTTTGGCAGCATCACCAGCGGCATTACCTCAAAATTGTCGCAAATGAAAAATTCCGAGTCGATGCGTTCTATTGAGGCTTCTGTGGGCTCGGCCTACGAGAACGTTAAAGTAAGCTATGAACACAACAATTTTATGTGCCAATCTCATGCG ACCAAGGTGACATCCCGATCGGGTTCGGTATCCAGTTTCCCAGACGCCTTGGACGAGAACAACACATCCTCGGGCCTCAACTCACCCACAGACTCACTCACCAAGTAG
- the LOC6495033 gene encoding tumor protein D52 isoform X13, with protein MEDHNTANLSEPASPAASVASAEIAAEFAALTVEEKEQRRAEWSQELARVEEEINTLRTVLASKTRHASDLKRKLGITVWKEVTDDVNQGLRNIKESTVYQRTESVLKSTGEKTASVFGSITSGITSKLSQMKNSESMRSIEASVGSAYENVKVSYEHNNFMCQSHATKVTSRSGSVSSFPDALDENNTSSGLNSPTDSLTK; from the exons ATGGAGGATC ATAATACAGCCAACCTTTCGGAGCCAGCATCTCCAGCAGCTTCTGTGGCATCAGCAGAAATTGCAGCCGAGTTTGCTGCCCTCACGGTGGAGGAGAAGGAGCAGCGTCGCGCCGAATGGAGTCAG GAATTGGCCCGCGTCGAGGAGGAGATCAATACGCTGCGCACTGTCCTCGCATCCAAGACGCGCCATGCCTCCGACCTTAAGCGCAAGCTGGGCATCACCGTCTGGAAAGAGGTGACGGACGATGTTAACCAGGGCCTGAGGAACATCAAAGAGAGCACTGT ATACCAACGAACCGAGTCGGTACTGAAGTCCACGGGCGAGAAGACCGCCTCGGTCTTTGGCAGCATCACCAGCGGCATTACCTCAAAATTGTCGCAAATGAAAAATTCCGAGTCGATGCGTTCTATTGAGGCTTCTGTGGGCTCGGCCTACGAGAACGTTAAAGTAAGCTATGAACACAACAATTTTATGTGCCAATCTCATGCG ACCAAGGTGACATCCCGATCGGGTTCGGTATCCAGTTTCCCAGACGCCTTGGACGAGAACAACACATCCTCGGGCCTCAACTCACCCACAGACTCACTCACCAAGTAG